A DNA window from Altererythrobacter sp. B11 contains the following coding sequences:
- a CDS encoding sigma-70 family RNA polymerase sigma factor has protein sequence MPTLTHNGPFRPSSALGEDAVIQRLTECRAEFMRYFQRRLSRTEEAEDAFQDFCVKVLRAAREPQDNGKVDAWLRRVLRNSLIDHYRRRAARQRGRDAYEAEPREMADTPETDYDENPCTCVQDALPALRSDYAEIIRRVDLEGEPRETISADLGLTSNNIGVRLHRARRAMKDQIEKRCSTCHFRNSGDCDCRPIAHGAHRNSEHDGLKGAAIAASFF, from the coding sequence ATGCCAACCTTAACACATAACGGGCCATTCCGACCCTCGTCTGCGCTCGGCGAGGACGCCGTCATCCAACGACTGACCGAGTGTCGCGCCGAATTCATGCGGTACTTCCAACGGCGGCTGAGCCGTACCGAGGAAGCGGAAGATGCGTTTCAGGATTTCTGCGTCAAAGTCCTTCGGGCCGCCCGGGAACCGCAGGACAACGGGAAGGTGGACGCCTGGCTTCGCCGGGTCCTGCGCAATTCGCTTATTGACCACTATCGGCGGCGCGCGGCGCGGCAGCGGGGCAGGGATGCCTATGAAGCCGAGCCCCGGGAAATGGCGGATACTCCCGAAACGGACTACGATGAAAATCCATGCACTTGCGTTCAGGACGCCTTGCCGGCGCTTCGCTCGGATTACGCCGAGATCATTCGGCGCGTCGATCTCGAAGGAGAACCGCGAGAAACTATTTCGGCTGATCTCGGGCTCACGTCCAACAATATCGGAGTGCGCCTGCACAGGGCGCGTAGGGCGATGAAGGATCAGATCGAAAAGCGCTGTTCCACCTGCCATTTCAGGAACTCCGGCGACTGCGATTGTCGTCCTATAGCGCACGGGGCGCACCGGAACAGCGAACACGATGGTCTGAAAGGAGCTGCCATTGCGGCGTCCTTCTTCTGA
- a CDS encoding RNA polymerase sigma factor — protein MTHDDPLPDDDPDIAARAADAAVRRALVEGHRQILGFLRRRLGSGDEAEEVLQMFMLRAVERSADLRDVRSVRGWLSRILATTIVDHQRRASKRRKREEIVDPFDLEELSIEPDDELEEAICNCLYKLLPTLKPEYAEVIWRIDLLEEPRDRVAASLGVSLNNITVRLHRGRQALKKRLEEMCMTCPVHGFLDCRCDEAERWRRRRGQLGGCAKI, from the coding sequence TTGACGCATGACGACCCATTGCCGGATGATGATCCGGACATCGCCGCCCGGGCAGCGGATGCTGCAGTTCGCCGCGCGCTCGTCGAAGGCCATCGGCAAATACTAGGTTTTCTTCGCCGGAGACTGGGCAGCGGGGATGAGGCCGAGGAGGTCCTGCAGATGTTCATGCTCCGCGCTGTCGAGCGGTCTGCTGACCTGCGCGATGTGCGCAGCGTTCGTGGCTGGCTCAGCCGCATTCTCGCCACGACAATCGTTGATCACCAGCGTCGAGCCAGCAAACGGCGTAAACGGGAGGAAATCGTGGATCCCTTCGATCTCGAGGAACTGTCGATCGAGCCGGATGACGAGCTCGAAGAGGCGATCTGCAATTGTCTTTACAAGCTCTTGCCAACTCTCAAGCCGGAATATGCCGAAGTGATCTGGCGCATAGACTTGCTAGAAGAACCCCGCGACCGCGTCGCGGCGAGCCTTGGTGTTAGTCTAAACAATATCACCGTCAGGCTCCATCGCGGTCGTCAGGCGCTCAAGAAGCGGCTGGAAGAAATGTGCATGACCTGCCCGGTTCATGGTTTCCTCGACTGTCGATGTGACGAGGCAGAGCGATGGCGCCGCCGCCGCGGGCAACTGGGCGGATGCGCCAAAATATAG
- a CDS encoding Crp/Fnr family transcriptional regulator: MPEPCAACAARVLSVCDAIDDCDLDRLAAITSVQDIARHQIFVTEGDPADHLFNVTDGTVKVYKLLPDGRQQITGFLFAGDFLGLSFLERYGCSAEAVTRVRCCRFPRKQFAAMLTDFPGIERRLLGIASNELAAAQDHMVLLGRKTARERVSTFLLMLSRRAARSGGTTDPVILPMTRTDIADYLGLTVETVSRTFTHLKKGGFIELREAGIVHLSNLSALEDLSQGF, translated from the coding sequence TTGCCGGAACCCTGCGCTGCATGTGCCGCGCGCGTCCTCAGTGTATGCGATGCGATCGACGATTGCGATCTTGACCGACTTGCCGCGATTACCAGCGTGCAGGACATTGCTCGGCATCAGATTTTCGTGACCGAAGGCGACCCGGCAGACCACCTTTTCAATGTCACCGACGGTACGGTAAAAGTCTACAAGCTGTTACCCGATGGCCGGCAACAGATTACCGGTTTTCTGTTTGCCGGTGACTTCCTCGGGCTCTCTTTCCTGGAAAGATACGGCTGCAGTGCAGAGGCAGTCACGCGGGTGCGATGTTGCCGATTCCCCCGCAAGCAGTTCGCTGCCATGCTGACGGACTTTCCGGGCATCGAGCGGCGGCTTCTCGGGATAGCATCCAACGAACTTGCGGCCGCACAGGACCATATGGTGCTGCTCGGCCGCAAGACCGCGCGCGAACGGGTCTCCACATTCCTCCTCATGCTATCCCGCCGCGCCGCGCGGTCCGGAGGAACCACTGATCCTGTCATACTGCCCATGACCCGGACCGATATCGCCGACTATCTCGGTCTCACGGTAGAAACCGTAAGCCGTACCTTCACCCATCTGAAAAAGGGTGGGTTCATAGAACTTCGCGAAGCTGGCATCGTCCATCTCTCCAACCTATCTGCGCTTGAGGACCTCAGCCAAGGTTTCTAA
- a CDS encoding ABC1 kinase family protein: MIGRLLHIGARAIGLLGLAAYERLRRTPPDRSCLPRRARISLERLGPTFVKLGQTLSLRRDLLSERWLDELGRLQDNVEPFPGAEAQQAVEEAFGQSTEQLFATFETKPLAAASIAQVHRARLHNGRAVIVKIRRPAIRARIDRDMRALVATTRLLIIIAPRLERLQPLRLVDEIWANLRKETDFRQEARNIRRFNEAFRDWPSLFIPNVIDDLQTETVLVQEMSGGTGIADPSVDGPRLAEVLVDAYLNQFFVIGLFHGDPHPGNLFVTPDGRLCFHDFGLTGYLDNRTRRALAFFLQAFVSGDPLWMLDSAIDLGLLHQVDDRSAFIRGIDEILADYASLPLKDWSLAEAVLRVAHLGPDDKVMLPQNLVVLMRTLFLIESALRTLDPDLKILDTLLARGRDVMKRLLSDETGNGGRARLKAEAALAAHDLPGVLAAFLRRLQSDGFHPAIIVRHEGLETIEAHLDRTGNRLALALVTLGLYIAASLLMLHSAGPRVLGNVPLLALLGYLLALGLSFRLVGAVGRSGRL, translated from the coding sequence ATGATCGGTCGGCTTCTCCACATTGGCGCACGGGCTATAGGTCTGCTCGGCCTCGCTGCGTATGAGCGATTGCGCCGCACACCGCCCGATCGCTCGTGCTTACCACGCCGCGCCCGCATTTCGCTTGAACGGCTCGGTCCGACATTCGTCAAGCTCGGGCAGACATTGAGCTTGCGCCGGGATTTGTTGTCCGAGCGGTGGCTCGATGAACTGGGGCGGCTGCAGGATAATGTCGAGCCTTTTCCAGGTGCTGAGGCGCAACAGGCGGTCGAGGAAGCCTTTGGCCAGTCGACCGAGCAACTCTTTGCGACTTTCGAGACCAAACCTTTGGCGGCCGCGTCCATTGCGCAGGTCCACCGCGCCCGTCTGCACAACGGGCGCGCGGTCATCGTCAAGATTCGCCGGCCCGCAATCCGCGCCCGCATCGACCGCGACATGCGTGCGCTGGTCGCTACCACCCGGTTACTCATAATCATTGCCCCCCGACTTGAGCGCCTTCAACCGCTGCGTCTCGTCGACGAAATATGGGCTAATCTGCGCAAGGAAACCGATTTCCGGCAAGAGGCACGCAACATCCGCCGTTTCAACGAAGCCTTTCGCGACTGGCCGTCGCTCTTTATCCCCAATGTAATTGACGACCTTCAAACCGAGACCGTTCTGGTCCAGGAAATGAGCGGTGGGACGGGGATTGCCGACCCTTCGGTTGATGGCCCTCGCCTGGCGGAAGTACTTGTCGACGCCTATCTTAACCAGTTCTTCGTCATCGGGCTCTTCCACGGCGATCCACACCCCGGCAATTTATTCGTCACGCCTGATGGAAGACTGTGCTTCCACGACTTTGGTCTGACAGGATATCTCGATAACCGTACACGCCGCGCGCTCGCGTTTTTCCTTCAGGCCTTCGTAAGTGGCGACCCGCTGTGGATGCTGGATTCAGCGATCGACCTGGGGCTGCTCCATCAGGTCGATGACCGATCCGCGTTTATCAGGGGCATCGACGAAATACTCGCCGACTATGCGTCACTGCCATTGAAAGACTGGTCGCTTGCCGAGGCGGTCCTGCGGGTTGCGCATCTGGGTCCTGACGACAAGGTTATGTTGCCGCAAAACCTCGTGGTTCTGATGCGGACCCTATTCCTCATCGAGAGCGCTCTGCGTACGCTCGATCCGGACCTCAAAATCCTCGATACGCTGCTGGCGCGCGGTCGCGACGTGATGAAACGCCTCCTGAGTGATGAGACGGGCAATGGTGGCCGCGCTCGTTTGAAGGCAGAAGCCGCGCTGGCAGCCCATGACTTGCCCGGCGTGCTCGCGGCCTTTCTCCGGCGCCTGCAGAGCGATGGCTTCCACCCCGCCATAATTGTCCGGCACGAGGGACTGGAAACCATCGAAGCTCACCTCGACAGGACCGGCAACCGGCTCGCCTTGGCGCTCGTGACCCTGGGCCTCTACATCGCGGCGTCCCTTTTGATGCTGCACAGCGCCGGGCCACGGGTGCTGGGCAACGTCCCGCTGCTCGCGCTCCTCGGCTATTTATTGGCGTTGGGGTTATCATTCCGACTGGTCGGGGCGGTCGGGCGGTCAGGCCGGCTATAG